The DNA segment CAGGATTTAAGACAAAGTAACCAAAGATAACTGGTGATTTGTATTTTAAGGCAAAACTGGCTGGACCGCGGGGTATTTTCTTTTTGCCGTTTAAGAAATTTACTAATTGTCCGCGTCCGGTTAAATCGCGGTCGCCTAATAAAACCAAAATCCGATTATCTTCTAATGCTTCTGTCATCTTTTCTTTTTCTTGGATAAAGACGATTTGCATTCCGGTGCGAGTGCGAATTAAATTATAGACATCAGAAAGCCCAGGAATCTCTTCAGCCACCGCAGTAAGGGGAAAGCCTAAACTTGCCAGATAGACACCAGCCAAGTCCCAATTACCAAGATGAGCCGTAACCAAAATCACACCTTGGTTGAGTTTTAATGTTTGGTCTAAATGCTCTTTACCTGTAAAATCGATAATCTTTGCTAAGTAGTCTGGTTCATAGATTAAAGCCCGAAAAGCGTCA comes from the candidate division WOR-3 bacterium genome and includes:
- a CDS encoding lysophospholipid acyltransferase family protein; this translates as MGYRSHVYLYHLGIRIACLLPRWLGVFIAKTLALLKFLQAKRERAIVKKNLLMAGINPNWQNVLKNFTNYAICLVDAFRALIYEPDYLAKIIDFTGKEHLDQTLKLNQGVILVTAHLGNWDLAGVYLASLGFPLTAVAEEIPGLSDVYNLIRTRTGMQIVFIQEKEKMTEALEDNRILVLLGDRDLTGRGQLVNFLNGKKKIPRGPASFALKYKSPVIFGYFVLNPDKKSKKLYRAEISEPLFPQNQTYEQFLQIVADKLSEYIRKYPLQWFVFRDEWQS